The following proteins come from a genomic window of Flavobacterium crocinum:
- the groL gene encoding chaperonin GroEL (60 kDa chaperone family; promotes refolding of misfolded polypeptides especially under stressful conditions; forms two stacked rings of heptamers to form a barrel-shaped 14mer; ends can be capped by GroES; misfolded proteins enter the barrel where they are refolded when GroES binds), which translates to MAKDIKFDIEARDGLKRGVDALANAVKVTLGPKGRNVIIGKSFGGPTVTKDGVSVAKEIELKDALENMGAQMVKEVASKTNDLAGDGTTTATVLAQAIVKEGLKNVAAGANPMDLKRGIDKAVETIVADLAKQAKVVGSDSDKIKQIAAISANNDEVIGELIATAFAKVGKEGVITVEEAKGTDTFVDVVEGMQFDRGYLSPYFVTNPEKMEVELDSPYILLYDKKVSSLKELLPVLEPVAQSGKPLLIIAEDVDGEALSTLVVNKLRGALKIAAVKAPGFGDRRKAMLEDIAILTGGTVISEERGYTLENTTIEMLGNAKRVSIDKDNTTIVSGAGEADIIKNRVNQIKGQMETTTSDYDKEKLQERLAKLAGGVAVLYVGAASEVEMKEKKDRVDDALHATRAAVEEGIVAGGGVALLRAKLALADLKADNADEATGIQIVSRAVEAPLRTIVENAGLEGSVVVAKVSEGSGDFGYNAKTDEYVDMLAAGIIDPKKVTRVALENAASVSGMILTTECALIDIKEENAGGGMPMGGGMPGMM; encoded by the coding sequence ATGGCAAAAGATATAAAATTTGATATTGAAGCACGTGACGGACTAAAACGTGGTGTTGATGCATTAGCAAATGCTGTAAAAGTAACCCTTGGACCAAAAGGTCGTAACGTAATTATCGGAAAATCATTTGGTGGACCTACAGTTACTAAAGATGGTGTTTCTGTTGCAAAAGAAATCGAATTAAAAGACGCATTAGAAAATATGGGTGCGCAAATGGTTAAAGAAGTCGCTTCTAAAACCAATGACTTAGCTGGGGACGGAACGACAACTGCTACAGTTTTAGCTCAGGCTATCGTTAAAGAAGGTCTTAAAAACGTTGCTGCAGGTGCAAATCCAATGGATTTAAAACGCGGTATCGACAAAGCTGTTGAAACAATCGTAGCTGACTTGGCAAAACAAGCTAAAGTAGTTGGAAGCGATTCAGACAAAATCAAACAAATTGCTGCTATCTCTGCAAACAATGACGAAGTTATTGGTGAGTTAATCGCTACTGCTTTTGCTAAAGTAGGAAAAGAAGGTGTTATCACTGTTGAAGAGGCTAAAGGAACTGACACTTTTGTTGACGTTGTAGAAGGAATGCAGTTTGACAGAGGATATCTTTCTCCTTACTTCGTAACAAACCCGGAAAAAATGGAAGTTGAATTAGATTCTCCTTACATCTTATTATACGACAAAAAAGTATCTTCTTTAAAAGAATTACTTCCGGTTTTAGAGCCAGTTGCTCAATCAGGAAAACCATTATTGATTATTGCTGAAGATGTTGACGGAGAAGCTCTTTCTACTTTAGTAGTAAACAAATTAAGAGGTGCTCTTAAAATTGCTGCTGTAAAAGCTCCAGGTTTTGGAGACAGAAGAAAAGCAATGTTAGAAGATATCGCAATCTTAACTGGCGGAACTGTAATTTCTGAAGAAAGAGGTTATACTCTTGAAAATACAACTATCGAAATGTTAGGAAACGCAAAAAGAGTTTCTATCGACAAAGACAATACAACTATCGTGAGCGGTGCAGGTGAAGCGGATATCATCAAAAACAGAGTAAACCAAATTAAAGGTCAGATGGAAACTACTACATCTGATTATGATAAAGAAAAATTACAAGAGCGTTTGGCTAAATTAGCCGGAGGTGTTGCTGTACTTTACGTTGGTGCTGCTTCTGAAGTGGAGATGAAAGAGAAAAAAGACAGAGTGGATGATGCTTTACACGCTACTCGTGCTGCGGTTGAAGAAGGAATCGTTGCCGGTGGTGGTGTGGCGCTATTAAGAGCTAAACTTGCTTTAGCTGACTTAAAAGCGGATAACGCTGACGAAGCAACAGGAATCCAAATCGTTTCTCGCGCTGTTGAAGCTCCATTAAGAACTATCGTTGAAAACGCTGGTCTTGAAGGTTCTGTTGTGGTGGCTAAAGTTTCTGAAGGTTCTGGAGATTTTGGATACAACGCAAAAACTGACGAATATGTAGACATGCTTGCTGCAGGAATTATCGATCCTAAAAAAGTAACTCGTGTGGCTCTTGAAAATGCTGCTTCTGTTTCCGGAATGATCCTTACTACAGAATGTGCATTAATTGATATTAAAGAAGAAAATGCCGGAGGCGGAATGCCAATGGGAGGCGGAATGCCAGGAATGATGTAA
- a CDS encoding co-chaperone GroES, whose translation MALNIKPLSDRVLIEPVAAETKTASGIFIPDTAKEKPQKGTVVAVGNGTKDHTMTVKVGDTVLYGKYAGTELKLEGTDYLIMREDDILAII comes from the coding sequence ATGGCTTTAAACATTAAACCGCTTTCAGACCGCGTACTTATTGAGCCTGTTGCAGCTGAAACCAAAACTGCTTCAGGTATTTTTATTCCAGATACTGCCAAAGAAAAACCACAAAAAGGAACTGTAGTTGCAGTAGGAAACGGAACTAAAGATCATACTATGACTGTAAAAGTTGGTGATACTGTTCTTTATGGCAAATATGCAGGAACTGAGCTAAAATTAGAAGGTACTGATTATTTAATTATGCGTGAGGACGATATCCTTGCAATTATCTAA
- the secG gene encoding preprotein translocase subunit SecG — MSTFSIFLVLITIVCFLLIVVIMVQNPKGGGLSSTISGTQMLGGVQKTTDFLDKSTWTLATVLIVLILLSSLSFSGALSDTDSKLIEKTEAPANAPAAPAQGTTPAPAAPATK; from the coding sequence ATGAGCACATTTTCAATTTTTTTAGTTTTAATCACAATAGTTTGTTTTCTATTGATCGTAGTTATCATGGTACAAAACCCTAAAGGTGGAGGATTATCTTCTACTATCAGCGGAACTCAAATGTTGGGTGGAGTACAAAAAACAACTGACTTTTTAGATAAAAGTACTTGGACTTTAGCTACTGTTTTAATTGTGCTAATTTTACTTTCAAGCTTAAGTTTCTCAGGAGCTTTAAGCGATACAGATTCTAAACTTATTGAAAAAACGGAAGCTCCTGCAAACGCACCGGCAGCTCCAGCACAAGGAACTACTCCTGCTCCGGCAGCACCAGCAACTAAATAA
- a CDS encoding tetratricopeptide repeat protein: MNVTDYTYLMNKPDAITEKQADALGSVLNEFPYFQSARALRLKGLYNQNSFKYNYALKVTAAHTSDRSVLFDFITSEAFTSVQNDFYEQKLRDLLEITVFDSEIISPEQIRKALQKNDPEEQLVSDSKENQNIPVEQSAQTEKFVKTEEPVKTEEILKVEEPLEITEPVNITESKIIPEIDPSIFLAIKEAQTVTFEKPVIEEKPKTLPEIDPSIFMAIKEAQLVTYEKPVIEEKKKADAITVSEIIESVEENEISSFTESEKVEEPKFEETKIDRIENSILSSIKVSETLATQDPIQETQEEPKFDRIQNSILSSIKEAETTLPEEPVKKEESKTEAVVEQSTSDAIEEEEEGVIEEMIIPEPKLNPLERSILSSIKEAETVIPKVEIQEDIQEKIIEQEAAEQVQEEIIEETEEEIEEETTEPVKTATEHLEIGKPLDFSLREKHSFQEWLQLSRTEPIDRSNDLSPEEKEAKEAEEKAKQEEERQKKASIIDKFIENNPKISPIKPGNNAPIIQIESAPEDNSYLMTETLARVYLEQKKYTKAIQAYEILILKYPEKITFFADRISDIKILQQNNNNNN, from the coding sequence ATGAACGTTACCGATTATACCTACTTAATGAACAAACCGGATGCTATTACAGAAAAGCAGGCGGATGCATTAGGAAGTGTTTTGAATGAATTTCCGTATTTCCAAAGTGCACGTGCATTACGATTAAAAGGGCTTTACAATCAAAACAGTTTTAAGTATAATTATGCTTTAAAAGTTACGGCAGCACATACTTCAGATCGTTCTGTTTTATTTGATTTTATTACTTCTGAAGCTTTTACATCTGTCCAGAATGATTTCTACGAACAAAAACTAAGAGATTTACTGGAAATTACCGTTTTTGACAGCGAAATTATTTCTCCTGAACAAATTAGAAAAGCGCTTCAAAAGAATGATCCGGAAGAACAGCTTGTTTCTGATTCTAAAGAAAACCAAAATATCCCTGTTGAACAATCTGCACAAACCGAAAAGTTTGTCAAAACAGAAGAGCCGGTAAAAACGGAGGAAATTTTAAAAGTTGAAGAACCTCTGGAAATCACCGAACCTGTAAACATTACTGAATCTAAAATTATCCCGGAAATAGATCCATCTATTTTTCTTGCTATAAAAGAAGCACAAACTGTAACTTTTGAAAAGCCGGTAATCGAAGAAAAACCTAAAACGCTTCCTGAAATAGATCCTTCTATTTTTATGGCTATCAAAGAAGCGCAATTGGTAACTTATGAAAAACCTGTTATTGAAGAGAAAAAGAAAGCCGATGCGATTACTGTTTCTGAAATTATAGAATCTGTAGAAGAAAACGAAATTTCTTCTTTTACAGAATCAGAAAAAGTGGAAGAACCAAAATTTGAGGAAACTAAAATTGACCGTATCGAAAATTCGATTCTAAGTTCTATTAAAGTATCCGAAACTCTTGCTACACAAGATCCTATACAAGAAACTCAGGAAGAACCTAAATTTGATCGTATTCAAAATTCGATTTTAAGTTCTATTAAAGAAGCTGAAACAACACTGCCTGAAGAACCTGTAAAAAAAGAAGAATCTAAAACTGAAGCTGTTGTTGAGCAGTCAACTTCAGATGCTATTGAAGAAGAGGAAGAAGGCGTTATCGAAGAAATGATAATTCCTGAACCTAAGTTAAATCCACTTGAAAGATCTATTCTTTCTTCTATTAAAGAAGCAGAAACAGTAATTCCTAAAGTAGAAATTCAAGAGGACATTCAAGAAAAAATCATTGAACAAGAAGCTGCAGAACAAGTTCAGGAAGAAATTATTGAAGAGACTGAAGAAGAAATTGAAGAAGAAACCACTGAGCCTGTAAAAACAGCAACAGAACATTTAGAAATTGGCAAGCCTTTAGATTTTTCATTAAGAGAAAAACACTCTTTCCAAGAATGGCTTCAATTATCTAGAACAGAACCGATTGACCGCTCAAATGATCTTTCTCCAGAAGAAAAAGAAGCAAAAGAAGCTGAAGAAAAAGCAAAACAAGAAGAAGAAAGACAAAAAAAGGCTAGTATAATCGATAAGTTTATCGAAAATAACCCTAAAATTTCTCCAATTAAACCCGGAAATAATGCTCCAATTATCCAAATTGAAAGTGCTCCGGAGGATAATTCATACCTAATGACCGAGACTCTGGCCAGAGTATATCTGGAACAAAAGAAATATACAAAGGCAATTCAGGCATATGAAATATTAATTTTGAAATATCCAGAAAAAATTACTTTCTTTGCAGACCGCATATCGGATATAAAGATTTTACAACAAAATAACAATAACAATAATTAA
- a CDS encoding LptE family protein yields the protein MKYLKYIFILFIATTFSGCSVYNFTGTGKIDAKTFQVNFFQNNADLVEPGIDRTFTLALQDLIMNQTNLNLVSVNGDLTYEGEIVDYRITPMTATAADASGNMGAAQNRLSIRINVRFTNKKKETDDFEKPFEFYYDFPGQQLPTGTTLNDAIKTIFERITQDIFNESLAKW from the coding sequence ATGAAATACTTAAAATATATCTTTATCCTATTTATTGCTACAACTTTTAGTGGTTGTTCTGTCTACAACTTTACCGGAACAGGTAAAATCGATGCCAAAACTTTTCAGGTTAACTTTTTCCAAAACAATGCAGATTTAGTAGAACCCGGAATTGACAGAACTTTTACATTAGCCTTACAGGATTTGATCATGAATCAGACCAATTTAAACTTAGTAAGCGTAAATGGTGACTTAACATACGAGGGAGAAATTGTAGATTACAGAATTACGCCAATGACAGCAACAGCTGCAGACGCCAGTGGTAATATGGGAGCAGCTCAAAACCGTTTATCTATTCGTATCAATGTCAGATTTACAAATAAGAAAAAAGAAACAGACGATTTTGAAAAACCTTTCGAATTCTATTATGATTTTCCGGGACAACAACTTCCAACAGGAACTACATTGAACGACGCTATTAAAACAATTTTTGAAAGAATCACGCAGGACATTTTTAATGAATCACTGGCAAAATGGTAA
- a CDS encoding sigma-54 interaction domain-containing protein: protein METVQAIKQRFEIIGNDPKLNRAIEKAIQVAPTDISVMVTGESGVGKENIPRIIHSLSHRKHGKYIAVNCGAIPEGTIDSELFGHEKGAFTGATSTREGYFEVADGGTIFLDEVGELPLTTQVRLLRVLENGEFIKVGSSQVQKTNVRIVAATNVNLFNAIEKGKFREDLYYRLSTVEITLPPLRERNDDIHLLFRKFVADFAHKYKMPPLRLDDDAVQLLQKFRWSGNIRQLRNVAEQISVLETNRDISLATLKSYLPSEGSNLPSVINDSKKESDFSTERDILYKVLFDMKSDLNDLKKLTLELMKNGTSKVQDINPNLIQKIYGNQENDNEIDFEEEPRTAVMTTPAVREDNYQIQDDNYLFAETIEEEEILRLEQKEIEMIKKSLEKNKGKRKAAADELGISERTLYRKIKQFDL from the coding sequence ATGGAAACAGTTCAAGCAATAAAACAACGATTCGAGATTATTGGAAATGATCCGAAATTAAATCGTGCTATCGAAAAAGCCATTCAGGTTGCTCCGACTGATATCTCAGTAATGGTAACCGGGGAAAGTGGTGTTGGTAAAGAAAATATTCCCAGAATTATACATTCGCTTTCACACAGAAAGCATGGTAAATATATTGCTGTAAACTGTGGAGCGATTCCGGAAGGAACCATTGACAGTGAATTATTCGGACACGAAAAAGGCGCTTTTACAGGAGCAACAAGCACTCGTGAAGGGTATTTTGAAGTAGCTGACGGCGGAACTATCTTCTTGGACGAAGTTGGTGAATTACCGTTGACAACTCAGGTAAGATTGTTGCGTGTTTTAGAAAATGGTGAATTTATAAAAGTAGGTTCTTCTCAGGTTCAGAAAACCAATGTTCGTATTGTTGCCGCAACAAACGTGAATTTGTTTAATGCAATCGAAAAAGGAAAATTCCGTGAAGATTTGTATTATCGTTTAAGTACAGTTGAAATCACTTTACCGCCTTTAAGAGAAAGAAACGACGACATTCACTTATTATTCAGAAAATTTGTAGCCGATTTTGCTCATAAATACAAAATGCCTCCTTTACGCCTGGACGACGATGCTGTACAATTATTACAGAAATTCAGATGGAGCGGAAACATCCGTCAGCTTCGAAATGTAGCTGAGCAAATTTCTGTTTTAGAAACCAATCGTGATATTAGTCTGGCAACTCTAAAATCTTATTTACCATCAGAAGGAAGCAATCTGCCTTCTGTTATTAACGACAGTAAAAAAGAAAGTGATTTTAGCACAGAAAGAGACATCTTGTACAAAGTCCTTTTTGATATGAAAAGTGACTTGAATGATTTGAAGAAACTGACTTTAGAATTAATGAAAAACGGCACTTCTAAAGTACAAGACATCAATCCGAATTTAATTCAGAAAATATACGGAAATCAGGAAAATGACAACGAAATTGATTTTGAAGAAGAACCAAGAACCGCTGTTATGACAACTCCTGCTGTTCGCGAAGACAATTATCAAATACAAGACGATAATTATTTATTTGCTGAAACCATAGAAGAAGAAGAAATTTTACGTCTGGAACAGAAAGAAATCGAAATGATCAAAAAATCATTAGAAAAAAACAAAGGAAAACGTAAAGCTGCTGCAGATGAATTAGGTATTTCCGAAAGGACTTTATATCGTAAAATCAAACAATTCGATTTATAG
- a CDS encoding GxxExxY protein, translating into MVGIYMEVHRILGGGLLEIVYKDALEYEFKKHNIPFEREKQYDIQYKDIVLAHKFYADFVVYNEIILEVKASKDIADEYVAQTINYLKLADSDLGIIVNFSKKSLQHKRVIH; encoded by the coding sequence ATTGTTGGAATTTACATGGAAGTTCATAGGATATTAGGCGGCGGACTTCTTGAAATTGTTTACAAAGATGCATTAGAGTATGAGTTTAAAAAGCATAATATTCCTTTTGAACGTGAAAAACAATACGATATTCAATATAAAGACATTGTTTTAGCACATAAATTCTATGCTGATTTTGTAGTTTATAATGAGATTATCCTGGAAGTAAAAGCATCCAAAGATATAGCTGATGAATATGTTGCCCAAACAATTAATTATTTAAAACTAGCAGATAGCGATTTAGGAATTATCGTTAACTTTAGTAAAAAGTCATTACAGCATAAAAGAGTTATTCATTAG
- the miaB gene encoding tRNA (N6-isopentenyl adenosine(37)-C2)-methylthiotransferase MiaB, giving the protein MEKIIEESKQGESLVLENKPENTKKLFIESYGCAMNFSDSEVVASILSDGGYNTTSVLEEADLVLVNTCSIRDKAEQTIRKRLEKYNAVKRTNPKMKVGVLGCMAERLKSQFLEEEKIVDLVVGPDAYKDLPNLLAEVEEGRDAINVILSKEETYGDISPVRLMSNGITALVSITRGCDNMCTFCVVPFTRGRERSREPQSIMNEIKDLWEKGFKEITLLGQNVDSYLWYGGGLKKDFVNASEMQKATAVDFDQLLEMVAVGFPKMRIRFSTSNPQDMHESILHVIAKYPNICKHIHLPVQSGSNRILKEMNRLHSREEYMALIDKIRAIVPDASISQDMIAGFPTETEEDHQDTMSLMEYVKYNFGYMYSYSERPGTLAGRKMKDDVEEETKARRLQEIVDLQQKHAWFRSEEFVGKTVEVLVEKVSKKSKEEFSGRNSQSITVVFPKENYKIGDFVNVKITSCTSGTLKGEAVGLSSMN; this is encoded by the coding sequence ATGGAAAAGATTATTGAAGAAAGCAAACAGGGCGAAAGTCTTGTTCTGGAAAATAAACCTGAGAATACTAAAAAACTCTTTATAGAAAGTTACGGTTGTGCGATGAATTTTTCGGACAGTGAAGTCGTAGCTTCCATTTTATCTGACGGCGGTTATAACACTACTTCGGTTTTGGAAGAAGCCGATTTGGTTTTGGTGAATACCTGCTCTATCCGTGACAAAGCAGAACAAACTATTCGTAAACGTCTTGAAAAATATAATGCGGTAAAACGCACGAATCCGAAAATGAAAGTGGGCGTTTTAGGCTGTATGGCGGAACGTTTGAAAAGTCAGTTTTTGGAAGAAGAAAAAATAGTCGATCTTGTTGTTGGTCCTGATGCTTATAAAGATCTTCCGAATCTATTGGCTGAAGTTGAAGAAGGACGTGACGCGATTAATGTAATTTTATCAAAAGAAGAAACGTACGGAGATATTTCGCCTGTTCGTTTAATGAGTAACGGAATCACCGCTTTGGTTTCGATTACTCGTGGATGCGATAATATGTGTACCTTCTGTGTTGTACCTTTTACACGCGGACGTGAACGCAGCCGTGAGCCTCAAAGTATTATGAATGAGATTAAAGATCTTTGGGAGAAAGGTTTTAAAGAAATTACGCTTCTTGGGCAAAACGTTGACAGTTACCTTTGGTACGGCGGCGGATTGAAAAAAGATTTCGTAAACGCTTCTGAAATGCAAAAAGCTACTGCAGTTGATTTTGATCAATTATTAGAAATGGTTGCTGTTGGTTTCCCTAAAATGAGAATCCGTTTTTCAACTTCGAATCCACAGGACATGCACGAGAGTATCCTACATGTTATTGCGAAATATCCAAATATCTGTAAACATATTCACTTACCGGTTCAGTCTGGAAGTAACCGAATTTTAAAAGAAATGAATCGTCTGCATTCTCGTGAAGAATATATGGCTTTGATTGATAAAATTAGAGCGATTGTTCCCGATGCTTCAATTTCGCAGGATATGATTGCTGGTTTCCCAACAGAAACAGAAGAAGACCATCAAGATACGATGAGTTTGATGGAATACGTAAAATACAACTTTGGCTACATGTATTCGTATTCTGAACGCCCTGGAACTTTGGCCGGAAGAAAAATGAAAGACGACGTCGAAGAAGAAACCAAAGCCAGAAGATTACAGGAAATTGTCGATTTACAACAAAAACATGCCTGGTTTAGAAGCGAGGAATTTGTTGGAAAAACCGTTGAAGTTTTAGTCGAGAAAGTTTCTAAAAAATCAAAAGAAGAGTTTTCGGGAAGAAACTCTCAAAGTATAACGGTTGTTTTTCCAAAGGAGAATTATAAAATTGGAGATTTCGTAAACGTAAAAATTACAAGCTGTACTTCTGGAACTCTTAAGGGAGAAGCAGTTGGCTTGAGTAGCATGAATTAA